From a region of the Colias croceus chromosome 30, ilColCroc2.1 genome:
- the LOC123704738 gene encoding dynein axonemal light chain 1-like: protein MAANKSTTIKEAIKKWEEKTGLHASTATEVSLIFQWPPIEKMDNTLANLTHCEKLSLSTNVIEKVTGLNSLKKLRVLSLGRNYIKSFSGMECLSDTLEELWISYNLIEKLKGINVLRNLKVLYMSNNLVKEWSEFNKLQELPNLDDLLFVGNPLYDACELDTWRSEAARRLPNLKKLDGETVLREDEPPLTVADMQPDGGDAVETLVSAETND, encoded by the exons ATGGCGGCGAATAAATCTACTACAATAAAAGaggcaataaaaaaatgggaAGAGAAAACTGGACTACACGCGTCCACTGCAACAGAAGTTAGTCTTATTTTTCAATGGCCGCCAATCGAGAAAATGGATAATACATTGGCGAACTTGACTCATTGCGA gaaaTTAAGTTTATCGACGAATGTGATCGAAAAAGTGACTGGATTGAATAGCTTGAAAAAATTACGAGTGCTGTCTCTGGGAAGGAATTACATTAAATCGTTCTCGGGAATG gagTGTTTAAGCGATACCTTAGAAGAGTTGTGGATATCATATAATTTGATAGAAAAGCTGAAAGGCATTAACGTATTGAGGAATTTGAAAGTTTTGTATATGAGTAACAATTTAGTGAAAGAGTGGAGCGAATTCAATAAACTACAG GAACTTCCAAATCTGGACGATCTTTTGTTCGTTGGCAACCCTCTCTATGACGCGTGCGAACTTGACACATGGCGGTCAGAAGCGGCGCGTCGTTTGCCTAACTTGAAGAAATTAGATGGAGAAACTGTTTTACGGGAAGATGAACCACCTTTGACTGTTGCTGATATGCAG cctGATGGTGGTGATGCAGTGGAAACTCTAGTAAGTGCAGAAACAAATGATTGA
- the LOC123704734 gene encoding zinc finger protein 37-like isoform X2, whose amino-acid sequence MSSKPVRMVNVVPTTKIKKEVLDDDDDNISCKLCSKGFASEMALNNHAKMEHMEAWMAGEDVCVKKVVVNNKNKFTEAQLKAIKLKTEKMLSSMQPTDMSALSSPDVGYIIIKDDSIPSDAKEIKRAKLESMKGKKKEDKEKEPIPISGPFECLQPSNFIADGTCHQMFFSCCEYSAHYRDEHTRRCKGVRCQVCERPLAAERTANYTCQTCGAGFDHEEHLSEHYTTAHIKTKPHQCNICNKRFTQVGGLQQHMRTHTGDRPFTCKYCPKAFTQKSGLDQHLRIHTKYKPYRCVICGKTFCQSAHLQQHMRTHTNVAPFQCSICDKRFKQSSHLNYHLKYHNPVNMTKEQREKYAKLLEMVGPGKSDEQGQSDHEVGQSEHDVGQSEHDVGQSDHDAGHSVYHVKIEKNDDQNYHMGQNDHEVEQSDHDIVPSDHGIVPSDHVLVQCDHEFVEAQQLIEEGQEYVEIADLFENGEDGHVKNVYILTSDSLGHPVVYE is encoded by the exons ATGTCATCAAAACCTGTGAGAATGGTAAATGTTGTTCCTACAACTAAAATAAAG aaAGAAGTCCTAGACGATGACGACGACAATATATCTTGTAAGTTGTGTAGTAAAGGGTTCGCAAGTGAGATGGCGCTCAATAATCACGCCAAGATGGAACACATGGAAGCTTGGATGGCCGGCGAAGATGTTTGTGTTAAGAAAGTTGTTGTTAAT aataaaaataagttcacGGAAGCCCAATTGAAAGCGATCAAATTAAAAACGGAAAAGATGTTATCGTCCATGCAACCAACAGACATGAGCGCGCTGTCTTCTCCAGATGTCGgctacattattataaaa gATGACAGTATACCAAGTGACGCGAAGGAAATAAAACGAGCAAAACTCGAAAGTATGAAAGGCAAGAAAAAAGAGGACAAGGAGAAGGAACCGATTCCTATATC CGGTCCGTTCGAATGCCTGCAACCGTCGAACTTCATAGCGGACGGCACGTGCCATCAA ATGTTCTTCTCGTGTTGCGAGTATTCAGCGCACTACAGGGACGAACACACACGCCGGTGTAAGGGCGTGCGCTGTCAGGTGTGCGAGCGGCCGTTAGCCGCTGAGAGAACTGCGAACTATACGTGTCAG ACATGCGGCGCAGGCTTCGACCACGAAGAACATTTATCCGAACACTATACAACCGCGCACATAAAGACCAAACCCCACCAATGCAATATTTGCAACAAACGATTCACGCAAGTCGGCGGTTTGCAGCAACACATGAGAACACACACAGGCGACAGACCCTTCACCTGCAAGTACTGCCCTAAAGCGTTCACACAGAAATCCGGTCTGGACCAACATTTGAGAATACACACAAAATACAAGCCATACAGATGTGTGATTTGCGGAAAAACCTTTTGTCAGTCTGCGCATTTGCAGCAACACATGCGAACGCATACGAATGTTGCGCCGTTTCAATGTTCGATTTGTGATAAACGGTTTAAACAGAGCAgtcatttaaattatcatttgaAATATCACAATCCGGTTAATATGACAAAAGAGCAGAGGGAGAAGTACGCGAAGCTCTTGGAAATGGTCGGCCCCGGTAAAAGTGACGAACAAGGGCAAAGTGACCACGAAGTCGGGCAAAGTGAACACGACGTCGGGCAAAGTGAACACGACGTCGGGCAAAGTGACCACGATGCCGGGCACAGTGTCTATCATGTCAAGATCGAGAAAAATGACGATCAAAATTACCATATGGGGCAAAATGACCACGAGGTCGAACAAAGTGACCATGACATTGTGCCTAGTGACCATGGCATTGTACCAAGTGACCATGTGCTCGTGCAATGTGACCATGAGTTTGTTGAAGCGCAACAACTTATTGAGGAAGGTCAGGAATATGTCGAAATTGCggatttatttgaaaatggCGAAGATGGGCATGTGAAAAATGTATACATATTGACTAGTGATTctttgggacaccctgtagtGTATGAATAG
- the LOC123704734 gene encoding zinc finger protein 34-like isoform X1, with translation MSSKPVRMVNVVPTTKIKKEVLDDDDDNISCKLCSKGFASEMALNNHAKMEHMEAWMAGEDVCVKKVVVNNKNKFTEAQLKAIKLKTEKMLSSMQPTDMSALSSPDVGYIIIKDDSIPSDAKEIKRAKLESMKGKKKEDKEKEPIPISGPFECLQPSNFIADGTCHQMFFSCCEYSAHYRDEHTRRRKGVRCQVCERPLAAERTANYTCQTCGAGFDHEEHLSEHYTTAHIKTKPHQCNICNKRFTQVGGLQQHMRTHTGDRPFTCKYCPKAFTQKSGLDQHLRIHTKYKPYRCVICGKTFCQSAHLQQHMRTHTNVAPFQCSICDKRFKQSSHLNYHLKYHNPVNMTKEQREKYAKLLEMVGPGKSDEQGQSDHEVGQSEHDVGQSEHDVGQSDHDAGHSVYHVKIEKNDDQNYHMGQNDHEVEQSDHDIVPSDHGIVPSDHVLVQCDHEFVEAQQLIEEGQEYVEIADLFENGEDGHVKNVYILTSDSLGHPVVYE, from the exons ATGTCATCAAAACCTGTGAGAATGGTAAATGTTGTTCCTACAACTAAAATAAAG aaAGAAGTCCTAGACGATGACGACGACAATATATCTTGTAAGTTGTGTAGTAAAGGGTTCGCAAGTGAGATGGCGCTCAATAATCACGCCAAGATGGAACACATGGAAGCTTGGATGGCCGGCGAAGATGTTTGTGTTAAGAAAGTTGTTGTTAAT aataaaaataagttcacGGAAGCCCAATTGAAAGCGATCAAATTAAAAACGGAAAAGATGTTATCGTCCATGCAACCAACAGACATGAGCGCGCTGTCTTCTCCAGATGTCGgctacattattataaaa gATGACAGTATACCAAGTGACGCGAAGGAAATAAAACGAGCAAAACTCGAAAGTATGAAAGGCAAGAAAAAAGAGGACAAGGAGAAGGAACCGATTCCTATATC CGGTCCGTTCGAATGCCTGCAACCGTCGAACTTCATAGCGGACGGCACGTGCCATCAAATGTTCTTCTCGTGTTGCGAGTATTCAGCGCACTACAGGGACGAACACACACGCCGGCGCAAGGGCGTGCGCTGTCAGGTGTGCGAGCGGCCGTTAGCCGCTGAGAGAACTGCGAACTATACGTGTcag ACATGCGGCGCAGGCTTCGACCACGAAGAACATTTATCCGAACACTATACAACCGCGCACATAAAGACCAAACCCCACCAATGCAATATTTGCAACAAACGATTCACGCAAGTCGGCGGTTTGCAGCAACACATGAGAACACACACAGGCGACAGACCCTTCACCTGCAAGTACTGCCCTAAAGCGTTCACACAGAAATCCGGTCTGGACCAACATTTGAGAATACACACAAAATACAAGCCATACAGATGTGTGATTTGCGGAAAAACCTTTTGTCAGTCTGCGCATTTGCAGCAACACATGCGAACGCATACGAATGTTGCGCCGTTTCAATGTTCGATTTGTGATAAACGGTTTAAACAGAGCAgtcatttaaattatcatttgaAATATCACAATCCGGTTAATATGACAAAAGAGCAGAGGGAGAAGTACGCGAAGCTCTTGGAAATGGTCGGCCCCGGTAAAAGTGACGAACAAGGGCAAAGTGACCACGAAGTCGGGCAAAGTGAACACGACGTCGGGCAAAGTGAACACGACGTCGGGCAAAGTGACCACGATGCCGGGCACAGTGTCTATCATGTCAAGATCGAGAAAAATGACGATCAAAATTACCATATGGGGCAAAATGACCACGAGGTCGAACAAAGTGACCATGACATTGTGCCTAGTGACCATGGCATTGTACCAAGTGACCATGTGCTCGTGCAATGTGACCATGAGTTTGTTGAAGCGCAACAACTTATTGAGGAAGGTCAGGAATATGTCGAAATTGCggatttatttgaaaatggCGAAGATGGGCATGTGAAAAATGTATACATATTGACTAGTGATTctttgggacaccctgtagtGTATGAATAG